The Hypomesus transpacificus isolate Combined female chromosome 2, fHypTra1, whole genome shotgun sequence genome window below encodes:
- the LOC124479760 gene encoding protein SMG9-like isoform X1, translating into MLVVGVIGLQGTGKSTIMSLLSANTPEEDQRGYVFRAQSQEIKERGGNQTTGIDFFITQERVIFLDRSALDHLINNDCKLPPEYNLLHTYVDMQSLQITAFLFTICHVVVVVVQDWFTDSNLYRELQMSNSLPKEMKCVLTPFVAIVWNIVGLFNSFHILNN; encoded by the exons ATGCTGGTAGTGGGAGTCATTGGCTTGCAGGGAACAGGAAAATCCACCATCATGTCTCTCCTGTCAGCCAACACACCTGAGGAAGACCAAAG agGATATGTGTTCAGAGCCCAATCTCAGGAaatcaaagagagaggagggaaccaGACCACTGGGATTGACTTCTTCATAACCCAGGAGAGAGTCATTTTCCTGGACAGGTCAG CCCTGGATCATCTGATCAACAACGATTGCAAGTTGCCTCCAGAGTACAACCTCCTTCACACATACGTTGATATGCAG TCTCTTCAGATCACTGCCTTCCTGTTCACCATCTGccatgtggttgttgttgttgttcaagACTGGTTTACTGACAGCAACCTTTACAGGGAACTGCAGATGAGCAATAGCCTGCCAAAGGAAATGAAATGTGTGCTCACACCATTCGTGGCTATTGTCTGGAACATTGTGGGGCTTTTTAATTCTTTCCATATTTTAAATAATTGA
- the LOC124479733 gene encoding uncharacterized protein LOC124479733 has protein sequence MCAVFHSIHTHLLRVHTRGRSFMRGHPEDMSKFHSMCSTEGHNLRGGLKIFDVTVKDCGAAESLTGSLNFGIFRTFLNGNFCTTDLCNSQTVPESNNSNSTSNGKQCFICKGQDCLNPINCLGDENSCVSMIADISGQKSFLKGCASKSMCGSISAQLIQLPGMSFTLDCCEGNLCNNARSLDTQASSKFLLSSKENKPMRKKQEL, from the exons ATGTGTGCTGTTTTCCACAG CATTCACACTCACCTGTTACGAGTGCACACCCGGGGCAGATCTTTCATGCGTGGACACCCAGAAGACATGTCCAAGTTCCACTCAATGTGCAGCACAGAGGGTCACAATTTACGGGG AGGGTTAAAAATATTTGACGTCACCGTGAAGGACTGTGGAGCTGCTGAGAGCCTGACTGGGTCACTTAACTTCGGAATCTTTAGGACATTTCTAAATGGCAACTTCTGCACCACGGACCTCTGCAACTCTCAGACTGTCCCAG AATCCAACAATAGTAACTCTACCTCAAATGGGAAACAGTGCTTCATATGCAAAGGCCAGGATTGCCTCAACCCTATAAACTGCCTGGGGGACGAGAATAGCTGTGTCTCCATGATAG CTGACATCTCAGGCCAGAAGAGTTTCTTAAAGGGATGTGCCAGCAAGAGTATGTGTGGGTCCATTTCAGCTCAGCTCATTCAGCTGCCAGGCATGAGCTTCACGCTGGACTGCTGTGAAGGCAACCTGTGCAACAACGCACGGAGCCTCGACACTCAGGCCAGCAGCAAATTTCTGTTGTCCTCTAAAGAAAACAAGCCAATGAGAAAAAAACAGGAGTTATAG